A window of the Acidobacteriota bacterium genome harbors these coding sequences:
- a CDS encoding nuclear transport factor 2 family protein, giving the protein MKRLIPLAVVLTFVIGVATALSQSNDERDMVRQAVLDYVEGVYQVEPARIERSVHPDLSKHGYWREKGKDGYTTGKMSYAELVEVAKTWNKSGKRPKDAPKEITIFDVQDQTASAKLVAAWGTDYFHLAKYNGKWMIVNVLWQSPPPKN; this is encoded by the coding sequence ATGAAGAGACTAATTCCGTTGGCTGTAGTTCTGACGTTTGTTATTGGCGTCGCCACTGCACTGTCACAATCGAACGACGAACGAGACATGGTAAGGCAAGCCGTACTCGACTACGTCGAAGGCGTCTATCAGGTTGAACCCGCTCGCATAGAACGCAGTGTCCACCCCGATTTGTCGAAGCACGGCTACTGGCGTGAGAAAGGCAAAGACGGTTACACAACTGGCAAGATGTCTTATGCCGAATTGGTCGAAGTCGCAAAGACCTGGAACAAGAGCGGCAAGCGTCCGAAGGACGCGCCGAAAGAGATCACTATATTCGACGTACAGGATCAAACGGCTTCCGCAAAGCTGGTGGCGGCCTGGGGAACGGACTATTTCCATCTCGCCAAGTACAACGGCAAATGGATGATCGTGAATGTGCTGTGGCAGAGTCCGCCACCCAAGAACTGA
- a CDS encoding ABC transporter permease, giving the protein MQTLVQDLRYGLRMLIHKPGFAAVAVVTLALGIGANTAIFSVVNAVLLRPLPFNEPGKLVRIYTEFPTMNLRKFWMSAPEFLDIQNEGQSWDSIGAWTTAGRNIATSEEPIRVTAALVTRGLIDALGVQPTKGRNFTPEEDRNGGPLTALISDGLWRRAFGGQDDIVGKEIQINSQPTTVAGVMPPGFVFPPGSNDPAEVWLPLQFDPANPGNRGGHFLYVIGRLKPDVRVEQARSEIDSLMAGWKSQNRAQHLPGPDGHPILMVPLHEDVVGAARPAVLMLLGAVAFVLLIACVNVANLLLARAEARRREFSIRLALGAGRNRLLRQFLAEGMILVVLGAIAGIVLAKVGLGLIMAAAPDSIPRTAEIGIDLTVLAFTLGVSILSIIVFAMAPLLQMRDRDLATTLRGSGQRTSGGGGSHRLRKTLVVVEIALAVIPVVGSGLMIRAFWKLQQVEVGFEPRSVTAFSLQLPASRYQSPDRMRFANQLEEKLAGLPGVKSASLVTGLPPLRPINANDTDIEDYQGTPDGPAENVDYWNTVNEDYFKTMGIRTLEGRTFEASDRNDSAQKVMVINQAMARRFWQGSPIGRRVNPAFNTPAVWFTVVGIVEDTKNLGVDKPAGTELYFLLPQTVAFGIGTRMSFVVKTEGSSAGAVASGIRSAVSDLDPSVPIYQLQTMGEVVGASLVRPRFLSLLLGTFSAIALLLAAIGIYGVMAYSVTQRTQEIGVRVALGATTRNVLAMVVGEGLRMTAVGLAVGLTGAYMLTRVMASLLFEVSATDPLTFTLVGVGLTAVGLLACFVPARRAAKVDPMVALRYE; this is encoded by the coding sequence ATGCAAACTCTAGTGCAGGACTTACGATACGGACTGCGAATGCTGATTCACAAACCGGGGTTCGCCGCAGTCGCTGTCGTCACTCTGGCTCTTGGCATCGGCGCCAACACCGCGATCTTCAGCGTCGTCAACGCCGTCCTCCTGCGCCCGCTGCCTTTTAACGAGCCTGGCAAGCTCGTGCGAATCTATACCGAATTCCCGACCATGAACCTGAGAAAGTTCTGGATGTCCGCGCCGGAGTTCTTAGACATTCAGAACGAAGGGCAATCGTGGGACAGCATCGGCGCGTGGACTACCGCCGGAAGGAACATCGCCACTTCCGAGGAGCCCATCAGAGTCACCGCCGCGCTAGTAACTCGCGGTTTGATAGATGCGTTGGGAGTGCAACCGACGAAGGGTCGCAACTTCACGCCCGAAGAAGACCGCAACGGCGGACCACTTACCGCGCTCATCTCCGACGGATTGTGGCGCCGCGCCTTCGGTGGCCAGGACGACATCGTAGGAAAAGAAATTCAAATCAACTCTCAGCCAACAACAGTGGCCGGCGTTATGCCGCCCGGATTCGTTTTTCCTCCCGGCAGCAACGATCCAGCTGAGGTGTGGCTGCCTCTTCAGTTCGATCCGGCCAATCCCGGCAATCGAGGCGGGCATTTCCTCTACGTCATCGGCAGACTCAAACCGGACGTTAGGGTAGAACAGGCGCGCTCCGAGATCGACTCGCTGATGGCTGGTTGGAAGAGTCAGAATCGGGCTCAGCACCTGCCCGGTCCCGATGGCCACCCGATCCTGATGGTGCCGCTTCACGAAGACGTGGTGGGCGCGGCGCGCCCGGCGGTGCTTATGCTGCTGGGCGCCGTGGCTTTTGTCCTGTTGATCGCTTGTGTGAACGTCGCGAATCTTTTGTTGGCGCGCGCTGAAGCAAGACGCCGTGAGTTCTCGATACGTCTCGCGCTTGGAGCCGGCCGAAACAGATTGCTCAGACAGTTTCTTGCCGAGGGGATGATCCTCGTCGTGCTCGGGGCAATAGCCGGGATAGTCCTCGCCAAAGTCGGGCTGGGCCTGATAATGGCCGCCGCGCCTGACAGCATACCGCGCACCGCTGAAATCGGAATCGACTTGACGGTGCTGGCGTTCACGCTCGGCGTCTCGATTCTCTCGATAATAGTTTTTGCGATGGCGCCGCTGCTCCAGATGCGCGATCGGGACCTGGCAACAACGCTGCGCGGGTCGGGACAAAGAACGTCGGGTGGTGGGGGCAGTCACCGCCTAAGAAAGACTCTGGTTGTCGTAGAGATCGCTCTTGCGGTGATTCCGGTCGTCGGGTCCGGCCTTATGATTCGCGCGTTCTGGAAGCTTCAGCAGGTGGAGGTCGGATTTGAGCCGCGTAGCGTTACAGCGTTCAGTCTTCAACTGCCGGCTTCGCGATACCAAAGTCCGGATCGAATGCGTTTTGCCAACCAGCTAGAGGAAAAGTTGGCCGGGCTGCCCGGAGTCAAGTCGGCTTCTCTGGTGACGGGTCTGCCGCCGTTGCGGCCGATAAACGCGAACGACACCGACATCGAGGATTATCAAGGGACGCCTGATGGGCCGGCCGAGAACGTCGATTACTGGAACACGGTGAACGAGGACTACTTCAAGACGATGGGCATCCGAACGCTCGAAGGCCGCACCTTCGAGGCGTCCGACCGCAACGACAGCGCGCAGAAGGTCATGGTGATCAATCAAGCGATGGCGCGGCGGTTTTGGCAAGGCAGCCCAATAGGCCGCCGCGTGAACCCGGCGTTCAACACTCCGGCGGTTTGGTTCACGGTAGTCGGCATAGTCGAAGACACAAAGAACCTGGGCGTGGATAAGCCGGCGGGAACCGAGCTCTACTTCTTGTTGCCTCAAACGGTCGCGTTCGGAATCGGCACCCGCATGAGCTTCGTGGTGAAAACCGAAGGCTCTTCGGCGGGGGCAGTTGCGTCGGGCATCCGTTCGGCCGTCAGCGATCTGGATCCGAGCGTGCCGATTTATCAACTGCAAACCATGGGCGAGGTCGTCGGGGCTTCGCTGGTGAGACCGCGTTTTCTTTCCCTGTTGCTGGGGACGTTTTCAGCTATCGCGTTGTTGCTGGCGGCGATTGGGATTTACGGCGTGATGGCTTATTCAGTCACCCAGCGAACCCAGGAGATTGGCGTGCGCGTGGCGCTTGGAGCTACAACACGAAACGTGCTGGCGATGGTGGTGGGAGAAGGATTGAGGATGACCGCGGTCGGCCTGGCAGTAGGTTTGACCGGCGCATATATGTTGACTCGCGTTATGGCGAGCCTGTTGTTTGAAGTGAGCGCGACTGATCCGCTCACCTTCACGCTGGTTGGGGTCGGTTTGACCGCCGTCGGTCTATTGGCTTGCTTCGTACCGGCGCGTCGGGCAGCGAAGGTCGATCCGATGGTCGCGCTTCGTTACGAATAG
- a CDS encoding helix-turn-helix transcriptional regulator: MVLGPRLRQIRIESGLSIKALARKVKVNHAYLSRIESGQVQPSEQVLRKISKALKHDEAELMILADRIPPKWRSAIRKTPKEAALLIRESIGEYGGSEDGNGALGLAKLATARGKSKRKSPAGVSTNELVFSAHSGTNDGLFPQILSLYVIPGSVVADVTYGKGVFWKNIPEGLYQLKASDLTQGIDCRSLPYEGETIDCLVLDPPYMHTPGGTAHVGHQNYEGYYRNNTAENGSGKKYHEAVLDLYFKAADEAGRVLREEGIFIVKCADEVCANQQRLTHVELINEFRKKSFIVEDLFVLMRSNRPGVSRILKQVHARKNHSYFLVFRKSNGKSRWTGPKKANARQPSLLPHQKT; this comes from the coding sequence ATGGTGTTGGGGCCGAGACTCAGGCAAATCAGGATCGAAAGCGGGCTGAGCATAAAGGCGCTCGCGCGCAAGGTCAAAGTAAACCACGCGTATCTCTCGCGTATCGAATCCGGGCAGGTTCAACCGTCTGAGCAGGTGCTGCGCAAGATATCAAAGGCGTTAAAGCACGACGAAGCAGAGCTAATGATTCTTGCCGATCGTATTCCTCCCAAATGGAGATCAGCAATTAGGAAAACGCCAAAGGAAGCTGCTCTATTGATTCGAGAATCTATTGGAGAGTATGGCGGATCGGAAGACGGGAACGGCGCTTTGGGACTAGCCAAACTGGCGACTGCACGCGGCAAATCGAAACGGAAATCGCCGGCCGGAGTCTCCACCAATGAGCTTGTTTTTAGCGCACACAGCGGAACGAATGATGGTTTGTTTCCTCAAATACTTTCGTTGTACGTGATCCCCGGAAGCGTTGTCGCGGATGTGACCTACGGCAAAGGGGTCTTCTGGAAAAACATTCCAGAAGGACTGTACCAGTTGAAAGCCAGCGACCTCACTCAGGGAATAGACTGCCGATCGTTGCCTTATGAAGGTGAGACGATTGACTGCTTAGTTTTGGATCCGCCATATATGCACACCCCTGGTGGGACGGCACATGTGGGCCATCAGAACTACGAAGGCTACTATCGGAACAACACTGCCGAGAATGGGTCCGGCAAGAAGTATCACGAGGCGGTTCTGGATCTCTACTTCAAAGCGGCGGATGAGGCAGGTCGGGTTCTGCGGGAAGAAGGGATTTTTATCGTCAAGTGCGCCGATGAGGTTTGTGCAAATCAACAGCGGTTGACCCACGTGGAGCTGATCAACGAATTTAGGAAGAAAAGTTTCATTGTGGAAGACCTTTTTGTTCTAATGCGGAGCAACCGGCCTGGGGTGAGCAGGATTTTGAAGCAAGTACACGCCAGAAAGAATCACTCCTACTTCCTGGTTTTCCGTAAATCAAATGGAAAGAGCCGCTGGACAGGACCGAAAAAAGCTAACGCCCGGCAGCCAAGTCTGTTACCTCATCAAAAAACTTAG
- a CDS encoding DUF433 domain-containing protein, with the protein MAARRRKEFGDYIVSDPEICGGDLTFKGTRVLVKDVLYYAGQGKDWNWIVSAYRNSISREAIGEAINLASEALTTKIERRRSAKGRRVLDRLGSNEGQRKRMSSLLIQCYITSLWLLV; encoded by the coding sequence ATGGCAGCCAGGAGACGGAAGGAGTTCGGCGACTACATAGTTTCCGATCCGGAGATCTGCGGAGGAGACCTGACCTTTAAGGGCACGCGCGTCCTCGTCAAAGACGTCCTCTACTACGCGGGTCAAGGCAAAGACTGGAACTGGATTGTCTCGGCCTATCGAAACAGCATCAGCCGGGAGGCAATCGGAGAGGCAATCAATCTCGCCAGCGAGGCGCTCACCACCAAGATTGAAAGGCGCAGAAGCGCGAAAGGGCGACGGGTTCTGGACAGGCTCGGAAGTAACGAAGGACAGCGAAAGAGAATGTCTAGCTTGCTTATTCAATGTTATATTACGAGCCTATGGCTCCTCGTGTGA
- a CDS encoding PQQ-binding-like beta-propeller repeat protein encodes MNVIHVALLLGFALFTAQDDWPQWRGLNNDGMARGDAPHEWSDSKNIAWRVAIPGRGNSSPVIWGDKIFLTTAVPTDGATAAATPQPRRQGRGPGGGANAGREHKFIVMCLDRRNGKVLWERVAKVATTHEGYHHQYGSFASNTPVTDGKHLYAFFGSRGIYCYDLNGKLVWEKAFQPMRMRLGFGEGVAAVLDGNLLYLKFDQEQGSYLLALDKQTGKEVWRVPRDEGSSWSPPLIVTHNGRKQMVVSASAKVRSYDPATGKLIWECAGLGSNVIPAPVINAGVVYVMSGHREPNLLAIRLGQEGDLTGTDAVLWTNNRGNSYTGSPVLHDGKLYFVSDSGMLSCLDARTGKAHYQQQRLPRSYNFKASPVGANGKLYLATEEGDVVVVKMGEKYEVLAVNTLTDQMFIATPAIAGGSLYLRSQEALYCIRN; translated from the coding sequence GTGAACGTGATCCATGTGGCTTTGTTGTTAGGCTTCGCGCTGTTCACGGCGCAAGATGATTGGCCCCAGTGGCGCGGGCTCAACAACGACGGAATGGCCCGCGGCGACGCGCCCCACGAGTGGAGCGACTCGAAGAACATTGCCTGGCGCGTGGCCATTCCCGGACGGGGCAATTCTTCGCCAGTCATCTGGGGCGACAAGATTTTTCTCACGACTGCCGTGCCCACTGACGGCGCGACAGCAGCCGCGACTCCGCAGCCGCGACGTCAGGGGCGCGGTCCCGGAGGCGGCGCTAACGCCGGGCGCGAGCATAAGTTTATCGTGATGTGCCTCGATCGCCGAAACGGCAAAGTCCTGTGGGAGCGCGTCGCCAAGGTCGCGACGACACACGAAGGCTACCATCACCAATACGGGAGCTTCGCGTCCAACACTCCCGTGACCGACGGCAAGCACTTGTATGCCTTCTTCGGATCGCGCGGTATCTACTGCTATGACCTCAACGGCAAGCTCGTCTGGGAGAAGGCGTTTCAGCCTATGCGCATGCGGCTCGGATTCGGCGAAGGCGTAGCCGCGGTCCTTGACGGCAATTTACTCTATCTGAAGTTCGATCAGGAGCAGGGCTCTTACTTGCTGGCGCTCGACAAGCAAACCGGGAAGGAAGTCTGGCGGGTACCGCGTGACGAAGGCAGCTCCTGGTCACCGCCGCTGATCGTCACACACAACGGACGCAAGCAGATGGTGGTCAGCGCCTCGGCCAAGGTGCGTTCGTATGATCCTGCGACGGGCAAGCTTATTTGGGAATGCGCCGGTCTAGGCAGCAACGTGATCCCGGCGCCGGTGATCAACGCCGGGGTCGTCTACGTGATGAGCGGACATCGCGAACCGAACTTGCTCGCGATCCGGCTTGGTCAAGAGGGCGACCTTACCGGGACGGACGCGGTTCTTTGGACTAACAATCGCGGCAATTCCTATACTGGCTCGCCCGTGCTGCACGACGGCAAGCTCTACTTTGTTAGTGACAGCGGCATGCTGAGCTGCCTGGATGCACGCACCGGCAAGGCGCACTACCAACAGCAGCGCTTGCCCAGGTCTTACAACTTCAAAGCCTCTCCGGTGGGCGCAAACGGCAAGCTATATCTCGCTACCGAAGAGGGTGACGTGGTGGTCGTCAAAATGGGCGAGAAGTATGAGGTGCTCGCGGTAAACACACTGACGGACCAGATGTTCATTGCGACGCCGGCGATCGCCGGAGGCAGCCTTTATCTTCGGAGTCAGGAGGCGCTCTACTGCATCAGGAATTGA
- a CDS encoding PDZ domain-containing protein, protein MKFATKLPIAILLMMTGSLMAMGQSPAPAMFGRLTVNQTHIVFSYAGDLWSVERSGGETRRLTTHPGEESFPVFSPDGSQLAFSRQIGGNWDLYVMPAAGGEARQITFQPRNDYANGWTPDGTSILFMSNLSGGPRLYTIRLGGVLQTELPLLPEAVNGSFSPDGKRIAYAPTSAIGDWRFYRGGSKGQVWLANPLNGEIEKLPQGNYNDDFPAWAANRIYFLSDRTGIYNLVSYDLSSKQSSQLTNFEKYGVRWIGAGAGAVVFVRDGRIHLHDTATGQTRVVDVRVNPDTAELKPRAVNPTRAIEWVIPSATGDRVVFGARGEVFILDPSTGDARNITKSSAVAERFPALSPDGKSIAYFSDESGEYQLHVRPAEGEGPVKKISIEPKPTFYREPTWSPDSKKIAFTDKRLTLWCADTENGSVSKVDTSSYSYQEEWYPAWSPDSRWLTYSKHLRNRVRTVFIYDVGARRVRQITDGRMHTEIPCFDANGKYLYFASSPNAGTSQFGWGVLNGILARPLVVRRLHAVVLQNDAPSPVLPNTQSNPEAKAGEPVSTVRIDFEDIGRRVVDLPAPARDYSSLAPGKPGVLIVQINEWPASPGLGGNPSQVLYKFDLAQPARLEKLIEGVGGFEISRDGSRLLFVKAGSWFLVSADAAPKPEEGKLDLKKMEVTVDPRAEWKQIYREAWRIMRDWFYDQNHHGLNLTELEAHYAEYLPSVTRRADLNALMNRMLGHVSVSHLGIGGGDLPQPAGPPVRIGLLGADYEIAGNRYRFKRIYRATKYNSPSGSVQAPLDAPGVSVREGEYLLAVDGQDIDASKSIYSYFDGKANQAVKITVGSNPTQDGARTLTVFPIPNEGNLRGANWAEANRRRVEEASAGKLGYIFVGDYGSGTMDVIRGLVGYSDRPGLIIDQRFNGGGITPDYLIEWLQRRPIYYYTFREGDDIATPVNPGPAAKVLIVNQENFSAAETFAFMYKLAKVGPIVGTRTGGGGIGPYAYTPRFIDGGNIQLPNRAAYNPDGTSWGIENVGVIPDYEVEIIPKDALAGRDPQLEKAIQVGLEEIKKNAAVRPIKPKYPVHK, encoded by the coding sequence ATGAAGTTCGCGACGAAGCTCCCAATTGCAATCCTACTGATGATGACAGGATCGTTGATGGCGATGGGTCAATCGCCGGCGCCGGCGATGTTCGGACGGTTGACAGTCAACCAAACTCACATCGTGTTCTCCTACGCCGGAGACCTGTGGTCGGTAGAACGAAGCGGCGGTGAAACTCGGCGGCTCACCACGCATCCGGGCGAAGAGAGCTTTCCGGTATTCTCGCCCGACGGCTCACAACTCGCCTTTTCGAGACAGATCGGCGGCAACTGGGACCTGTACGTCATGCCGGCTGCCGGCGGCGAGGCGCGTCAGATCACTTTTCAGCCGCGCAACGATTACGCAAACGGCTGGACGCCCGACGGAACCAGCATTCTGTTTATGTCGAACCTCAGCGGAGGCCCGCGCCTGTACACGATTCGACTCGGCGGCGTGTTGCAGACTGAGTTGCCGCTCTTGCCTGAAGCGGTCAACGGCTCATTCTCGCCCGACGGCAAGCGCATCGCTTACGCGCCGACGTCGGCGATCGGCGACTGGCGTTTTTATCGCGGCGGCAGCAAGGGGCAAGTCTGGCTCGCCAATCCGCTCAACGGCGAGATTGAAAAACTGCCGCAGGGTAACTACAACGACGATTTCCCGGCCTGGGCCGCCAACAGAATTTACTTCCTTTCAGACCGCACGGGAATCTACAACCTCGTGTCTTACGATCTTTCATCGAAGCAGAGCAGCCAACTCACCAACTTTGAGAAGTACGGCGTTCGATGGATCGGCGCTGGCGCCGGCGCCGTCGTCTTCGTGCGCGATGGCCGCATTCATCTTCACGACACTGCTACCGGTCAAACGCGAGTCGTTGACGTGCGAGTGAATCCCGACACCGCGGAGTTGAAGCCGCGCGCGGTCAATCCAACGCGAGCGATTGAATGGGTGATACCCAGCGCGACCGGAGATCGAGTCGTTTTCGGCGCACGCGGCGAAGTCTTCATCCTGGATCCGTCAACCGGCGATGCGCGAAACATCACCAAATCTTCCGCCGTCGCCGAGCGATTCCCGGCGCTTTCGCCGGACGGCAAATCGATTGCGTATTTTTCGGATGAATCGGGCGAGTATCAACTGCACGTCCGGCCCGCGGAAGGCGAAGGGCCGGTGAAAAAGATTTCGATCGAACCGAAGCCGACGTTCTATCGCGAGCCTACCTGGTCGCCTGATTCAAAGAAGATTGCTTTCACCGACAAGCGCCTTACGCTCTGGTGCGCGGACACGGAGAACGGTTCGGTCTCGAAGGTAGACACTTCATCCTATTCGTATCAAGAGGAGTGGTATCCTGCGTGGTCGCCTGACAGCCGCTGGCTCACCTACTCGAAGCATCTCCGCAATCGCGTGCGAACAGTTTTCATCTACGATGTGGGAGCCAGGCGCGTCCGCCAGATCACCGATGGCCGCATGCACACTGAGATTCCTTGCTTCGATGCGAATGGCAAGTACCTATATTTCGCATCGAGCCCGAATGCGGGGACGAGCCAATTCGGCTGGGGCGTACTGAACGGCATTTTGGCGCGGCCGCTTGTCGTGCGTCGATTGCACGCAGTGGTCTTGCAGAACGATGCGCCGTCTCCGGTTCTTCCAAACACCCAATCCAACCCGGAAGCGAAAGCGGGCGAGCCGGTCTCGACGGTGCGAATCGACTTCGAAGACATCGGTCGCCGCGTAGTCGATCTGCCGGCGCCTGCCCGTGATTACTCGTCGCTTGCGCCGGGCAAACCCGGCGTGCTAATCGTCCAAATCAACGAATGGCCTGCCTCGCCTGGGCTTGGCGGCAATCCTTCGCAGGTGCTTTACAAATTTGATCTCGCGCAGCCTGCTCGGCTCGAAAAGCTCATCGAAGGCGTCGGCGGTTTCGAGATTTCGCGCGACGGAAGTCGATTGCTCTTCGTAAAGGCAGGCAGTTGGTTCCTGGTCTCCGCCGACGCTGCGCCTAAACCTGAGGAAGGAAAGCTCGATCTCAAGAAGATGGAAGTTACGGTCGACCCGCGAGCCGAGTGGAAGCAAATTTACCGCGAAGCCTGGCGCATAATGCGAGACTGGTTCTACGACCAGAATCATCACGGATTGAATCTCACCGAGCTCGAAGCTCATTACGCCGAGTACTTGCCAAGCGTCACCCGTCGAGCGGATTTGAACGCGCTGATGAATCGAATGCTCGGCCATGTCTCCGTGAGCCATCTTGGTATCGGGGGCGGCGACTTGCCTCAACCGGCGGGGCCGCCCGTGCGCATCGGACTGCTGGGCGCCGACTACGAAATCGCCGGCAATCGCTATCGCTTCAAACGCATCTATCGTGCGACCAAATACAACAGCCCTTCCGGCTCCGTGCAGGCGCCTCTGGACGCGCCGGGAGTCAGCGTGCGCGAGGGAGAGTACTTGCTCGCGGTTGACGGGCAAGACATTGACGCGTCGAAGAGCATTTATTCGTACTTTGACGGCAAGGCAAATCAAGCCGTTAAGATCACGGTCGGCTCGAACCCGACTCAAGACGGCGCGCGAACGCTAACCGTGTTTCCGATCCCTAATGAAGGCAACCTGCGAGGCGCCAATTGGGCGGAAGCGAATCGCCGCCGAGTCGAAGAAGCATCGGCAGGGAAGCTCGGCTATATCTTTGTCGGCGACTACGGCTCGGGGACTATGGATGTCATTCGCGGGCTTGTGGGCTACAGCGATCGCCCCGGCCTGATCATAGACCAGCGCTTCAACGGCGGCGGCATCACCCCTGATTATTTGATCGAATGGCTCCAGCGGCGGCCGATTTACTACTACACGTTCCGCGAAGGCGATGACATCGCAACGCCGGTGAATCCCGGACCGGCGGCAAAGGTGCTGATCGTCAATCAGGAGAACTTCTCGGCGGCGGAGACTTTCGCTTTCATGTACAAGCTCGCGAAGGTCGGTCCGATAGTGGGCACGCGAACCGGCGGGGGCGGAATCGGGCCTTACGCCTACACGCCCAGATTCATTGACGGCGGAAACATTCAACTGCCCAATCGCGCGGCTTACAATCCTGACGGCACATCGTGGGGAATCGAGAACGTCGGCGTGATTCCGGACTACGAAGTCGAGATCATTCCCAAAGACGCGTTGGCTGGGCGCGACCCTCAGCTCGAGAAAGCGATTCAGGTCGGGCTTGAGGAGATCAAGAAGAATGCTGCCGTGCGGCCGATCAAGCCGAAGTATCCAGTGCACAAGTGA
- a CDS encoding AraC family transcriptional regulator, translated as MPSRAEASQFYGVRSDALQQAGLRLSESTYPANLRMSSHAHQQAYLGIVLSGGYTERVGTKTRECKALTTVFHPPEECHSVTFHNSRVRIFRIEITGEWCKRVGQYVQLPDEPAQSDGGPLASLALRLHNEFRSRDSWSGLAIEGLTLEMMAELARCSTKQSDGGVPAWLDEVRQKLASRICETPPLAELAASAGVHPVHLAREFRRHFRCTIGDFIRRVRVEFACREIAETDAPLSEVALAAGFYDQSHFSNMFRRFTGMTPTAYRAICRAG; from the coding sequence ATGCCGTCGAGGGCTGAGGCTTCCCAGTTTTATGGCGTTCGCTCCGACGCCTTGCAGCAAGCCGGGTTGAGGCTCTCCGAATCTACATATCCGGCAAATCTCAGAATGTCTTCGCACGCTCACCAGCAAGCGTATCTGGGGATCGTTCTGAGCGGCGGCTACACCGAAAGAGTTGGGACGAAGACTCGCGAGTGCAAGGCACTGACCACGGTGTTTCATCCTCCTGAAGAGTGCCACTCGGTTACTTTTCACAACTCACGCGTGCGGATCTTTCGGATCGAGATCACCGGAGAATGGTGTAAGCGCGTTGGCCAGTACGTGCAGCTTCCAGACGAGCCCGCCCAGTCCGATGGAGGTCCGCTGGCTTCGCTTGCGCTCCGCTTGCACAACGAGTTTCGCAGTCGCGATTCATGGTCGGGACTTGCGATTGAAGGTCTGACGCTCGAGATGATGGCCGAACTCGCGCGTTGCTCTACGAAGCAGTCTGACGGAGGAGTCCCGGCGTGGCTCGACGAGGTGAGGCAAAAGCTTGCTTCTCGAATTTGCGAGACGCCGCCCCTGGCCGAATTGGCCGCAAGCGCCGGCGTTCATCCGGTCCATCTAGCTCGCGAGTTTCGCAGGCACTTCCGATGCACGATAGGCGATTTCATCCGGCGAGTGCGCGTCGAATTCGCATGCCGCGAGATTGCCGAAACAGACGCTCCTCTCAGCGAAGTCGCGCTTGCCGCCGGCTTCTACGATCAGAGCCACTTCTCCAATATGTTCCGGCGGTTCACCGGAATGACGCCTACAGCCTACCGCGCGATTTGCCGCGCGGGTTAA